One Candidatus Zixiibacteriota bacterium genomic window, ACATACAGCGTTAAGGAGCATAAATGAGATTCGACAATATAATTGAGGCGATTGGCAGAACGCCAATAATCAAACTGAATAAACTTTCTAATCCTGATTCGGCGGTTATATATGTAAAAATGGAAAGTTTCAATCCCTGTCATTCGGTAAAAGACCGTGTCGGCGCGGCAATGATTGAGACAGCCGAAAAAGACGGCTCGCTTAAACCCGGCATGACTATTGTCGAACCGACCTCGGGCAATACTGGCATTGGTCTGGCGATGACAGCCGCGGCTAAGGGCTATAAAATAGTCATTATAATGCCTGACACAATGAGTATTGAGAGACGTAAAATCTTAAAGCTTTTGGGCGCCGAAATAATTTTAACGCCCGGTGAGGATGGCATGAAAGGCGCAGTATCAAAAGCTAATGAACTGATGAGGGAAAAGGGCTATTATCAGCCGCATCAATTTTCAAATCCGGCGAATCCTGAAATACATCGCCAGACTACCGCCAAAGAGATTATCGATGACCTTGATGATATCCATCTTGATGCGTTTATAATGGGTGTCGGAACAGGCGGCACATTAAGCGGCGCAGGCGAAGTGCTCAAGAAGCGATATGGCTGCAGAGTTTACGCTGTCGAGCCTGATGATTCCCCGATATTGTCAGGCGGAAAACCGGGACCGCATCAGATTCAGGGAATTGGCGCAGGGTTTATTCCGGAAAACTATACCGCTGAGGTTGTTGATGAGATTATACGGGTTAAATCCAAAGATGCTTTTGAGATGGCTAAACAGCTGGCAAGACGAGATGGCATACTTGCCGGGATATCTTCCGGCGCCAATGTCAAAGCGGCAATTCAAGTTGCCTCCGGGCTTGACAGGGGGAAAACAGTGGTTACTCTCATCGCCGATTCCGGCGAAAGATATCTTTCAACATTTTTAACGGACGATTGAATTAATTCTTGACAAAGTATGCCGATTACATAACATAAAACATGATTATTATTGATGATATTAAAGCGATTTATCGCAATGATCCAGCCGCCAAAAATATTGAATTTCTATTATATCCGGGATTTCATGCGATATTTATACACAGAATTATTCATTATCTATGGGATATTGGAGTTCCGTTTATCCCCAGATTGTTTTCGCAAATATCGCGGTTTTTAACAGGCTTGGAAATTCATCCCGGCGCTAAAATCGGCAGGGGTTTTTTTGTCGACCATGGCGCGGGACTGGTTATTGGCGAAACCGCCGAGATTGGTGATAACTGCGTGCTG contains:
- the cysK gene encoding cysteine synthase A, with protein sequence MRFDNIIEAIGRTPIIKLNKLSNPDSAVIYVKMESFNPCHSVKDRVGAAMIETAEKDGSLKPGMTIVEPTSGNTGIGLAMTAAAKGYKIVIIMPDTMSIERRKILKLLGAEIILTPGEDGMKGAVSKANELMREKGYYQPHQFSNPANPEIHRQTTAKEIIDDLDDIHLDAFIMGVGTGGTLSGAGEVLKKRYGCRVYAVEPDDSPILSGGKPGPHQIQGIGAGFIPENYTAEVVDEIIRVKSKDAFEMAKQLARRDGILAGISSGANVKAAIQVASGLDRGKTVVTLIADSGERYLSTFLTDD
- the cysE gene encoding serine O-acetyltransferase; amino-acid sequence: MIIIDDIKAIYRNDPAAKNIEFLLYPGFHAIFIHRIIHYLWDIGVPFIPRLFSQISRFLTGLEIHPGAKIGRGFFVDHGAGLVIGETAEIGDNCVLFHNVTLGGTGKHKGKRHPTLGNNVLVGTGAILLGPVTIGDNVKIGANSFVFMKDIPSNCTIAGSPARIVKRDGISINEELPATNFIETEAVSR